In a single window of the Mesorhizobium shangrilense genome:
- the parC gene encoding DNA topoisomerase IV subunit A, whose protein sequence is MGKSLVPPSSEGGDHIEPVDLKKALEERYLAYALSTIMHRALPDVRDGLKPVHRRIMHAMRLLRLNPDQGFAKCARIVGDVMGKFHPHGDQSIYDALVRLAQDFSVRYPLVDGQGNFGNVDGDNAAAMRYTEARMTDVAALLLEGITEDAVDFRPTYNEEDEEPVVLPGAFPNLLANGSSGIAVGMATSIPPHNAAELCSAALYLIDHPEATVGDLMTSPDQWEQIRNDPAKRLECKVRGPDFPTGGAVVDDWKSIVASYESGRSSGFRIRAHWEQEDQGRGTWNIVVTEVPYGVQKSKLIEKIAELLLARKLPLLEDVRDESAEDIRVVLVPKSRSVDPAILMESLFKLTELEVRFPLNMNVLSRGKVPNVLSLKGVLREWLDHRREVLVRRSRHRLAEIERRLEILAGYLIAYLNIDEVIRIIREEDEPKKVMMARWSLTDVQAEAILNMRLRALRKLEEIEIRTEFDGLSEEKKQIEALLGSEAKQWAAIRWEVSNTRKRFGLDTDIGRRRTDFSAAPEHDHVDMHHAMVEKEPITVVVSEKGWLRALKGHINDLSLLSFKEGDGLKLSFHAQTTDKILVFTTGGKFYTIGADRLPGGRGHGEPIRIIVDMENDQDIVTAFVHDTKRRLLLVSRDGYGFTVPESEVVANTRKGKQVMNVKTPDEAVRCIPVSGDHLAIVGENRKMLVFALSEIPEMTRGKGVRLQKYKDGGVNDLKTFAMEEGLSWQDSAERVFVRKREELAEWVGNRAATGRMVPKGFPRTGKFG, encoded by the coding sequence ATGGGAAAAAGCCTTGTTCCGCCCAGTTCGGAGGGCGGCGATCATATTGAGCCGGTCGATCTGAAGAAGGCGCTCGAAGAGCGCTATCTGGCCTATGCGCTGTCGACCATCATGCACCGCGCGCTGCCGGACGTGCGCGACGGGCTGAAGCCGGTCCACCGCCGCATCATGCATGCGATGCGCCTGCTCCGGCTCAATCCGGACCAGGGCTTCGCCAAATGCGCGCGCATCGTCGGCGACGTGATGGGCAAGTTCCATCCGCATGGCGACCAGTCGATCTACGACGCGCTGGTGCGACTCGCGCAGGATTTCTCCGTGCGCTACCCGCTGGTGGACGGCCAGGGCAACTTCGGCAACGTCGACGGCGATAACGCGGCGGCCATGCGCTACACCGAGGCGCGGATGACCGACGTCGCTGCCTTGCTGCTCGAAGGCATCACCGAGGATGCCGTCGACTTCCGGCCGACCTACAACGAAGAGGACGAGGAGCCTGTCGTCCTGCCGGGCGCCTTCCCCAACCTGCTGGCCAACGGCTCGTCCGGCATCGCGGTCGGCATGGCCACCTCGATCCCCCCGCACAACGCGGCGGAGCTCTGCAGCGCCGCGCTCTACCTGATCGACCATCCCGAAGCGACGGTCGGGGACCTGATGACCTCACCTGACCAGTGGGAGCAGATCAGGAACGATCCCGCGAAGCGGCTCGAGTGCAAGGTGCGCGGCCCAGACTTTCCGACCGGCGGCGCCGTCGTCGACGACTGGAAGTCGATCGTCGCGTCCTACGAATCCGGCCGCAGCAGCGGCTTCAGGATTCGCGCGCATTGGGAACAGGAAGACCAGGGCAGGGGAACTTGGAACATCGTCGTCACCGAGGTGCCCTACGGTGTCCAGAAGTCCAAGCTGATCGAGAAGATCGCCGAATTGCTGCTGGCGCGCAAACTGCCGCTGCTGGAGGACGTGCGCGACGAGAGCGCCGAGGATATCCGCGTCGTGCTGGTCCCCAAGAGCCGTTCCGTCGATCCGGCCATCCTGATGGAATCGCTTTTCAAACTGACCGAGCTCGAGGTTCGCTTCCCGCTCAACATGAACGTCCTGTCGCGCGGCAAGGTGCCGAACGTCCTGTCGCTGAAGGGCGTGCTGCGTGAGTGGCTGGACCATCGGCGCGAAGTGCTGGTCAGGCGCTCGAGGCACCGCCTGGCCGAGATCGAGCGACGGCTAGAGATCCTCGCCGGCTACCTGATCGCCTACCTGAACATCGACGAGGTGATCCGCATCATCCGCGAGGAGGATGAGCCCAAGAAGGTCATGATGGCCCGCTGGTCCCTGACCGACGTGCAGGCGGAAGCCATCCTCAACATGCGGCTGCGCGCCTTGCGCAAGCTTGAAGAGATCGAGATTCGCACGGAATTCGACGGTCTGAGCGAGGAAAAGAAGCAGATCGAGGCGCTGCTGGGCTCCGAAGCGAAACAGTGGGCGGCGATTCGCTGGGAGGTCAGCAACACCCGCAAGCGCTTCGGTCTCGACACTGACATCGGACGCCGGCGAACGGACTTCTCGGCCGCGCCGGAGCACGATCACGTCGACATGCATCATGCCATGGTGGAGAAGGAGCCGATCACGGTCGTCGTCTCGGAGAAGGGATGGCTGCGGGCGCTGAAGGGCCACATAAACGACCTGTCGCTGCTTTCCTTCAAGGAGGGCGACGGGCTCAAGCTCTCCTTCCACGCCCAGACGACCGACAAGATTCTCGTCTTCACCACCGGTGGCAAGTTCTACACGATCGGCGCGGACCGATTGCCCGGCGGCCGCGGCCACGGCGAGCCTATCCGCATCATCGTTGACATGGAGAACGACCAGGACATCGTCACGGCCTTCGTCCACGATACGAAGCGACGCCTGCTGCTCGTCTCACGCGATGGCTACGGCTTCACCGTTCCCGAAAGCGAAGTGGTCGCCAATACCCGCAAGGGCAAGCAGGTGATGAACGTGAAGACGCCCGACGAGGCGGTGAGATGCATCCCGGTGAGCGGCGATCACCTCGCCATTGTCGGCGAAAACCGCAAGATGCTCGTCTTCGCGCTCTCGGAGATTCCCGAGATGACGCGCGGCAAGGGCGTGCGCCTGCAGAAGTATAAGGATGGCGGGGTCAACGACCTCAAGACCTTCGCGATGGAGGAGGGGCTGTCCTGGCAGGATTCGGCCGAGCGCGTCTTCGTTCGCAAGCGCGAGGAACTGGCGGAGTGGGTCGGCAACCGCGCAGCCACCGGCCGCATGGTGCCGAAGGGCTTTCCGAGGACGGGCAAGTTCGGCTAG